One genomic region from Bradyrhizobium icense encodes:
- a CDS encoding Crp/Fnr family transcriptional regulator, whose translation MLSEYQMMADISNRPMTGRQGLDDTAWHPSNGLLGQLSSDCHEAVLARVTRVPIARRQALLERNVRLRFAYFIESGAASLFAKAGADRTQVEIRTLGAGDFVGIPLVLGGAISPHRCTVQVAGDALRINADDLVTLIEALPELRKLLLTYVHSALIHSSQLVACNTRHTLRERLARWLLVASDRLQSNDIALTHDVLGRAIAVRRAGVTTEMGRMEQAGLIRRHRGRISIINRPGLENASCSCYRVLRVSAKAWQHSPISSGSPNVGRIACEVTSEPITRLETLERTTLQP comes from the coding sequence ATGCTTTCAGAATACCAAATGATGGCGGACATATCGAATCGGCCCATGACGGGCAGGCAAGGGCTGGACGACACGGCATGGCATCCTTCGAATGGGCTCCTTGGCCAGCTTTCCAGCGATTGCCACGAAGCAGTACTTGCACGTGTGACGCGCGTTCCGATTGCAAGGCGGCAGGCCTTGCTTGAGCGAAACGTCCGGCTGCGTTTTGCCTATTTCATCGAGAGTGGCGCCGCATCTCTGTTCGCCAAAGCGGGAGCGGATCGTACCCAGGTGGAAATCAGAACGTTGGGAGCTGGCGACTTTGTAGGAATTCCCCTCGTTCTTGGAGGAGCAATATCGCCACATCGATGTACCGTTCAAGTCGCGGGCGATGCTCTTCGGATCAACGCCGACGACCTCGTGACCCTCATCGAGGCCCTCCCGGAACTACGCAAACTCCTGCTGACCTATGTTCACTCTGCTCTGATACACAGCTCCCAGTTAGTCGCGTGTAACACGAGGCATACGCTGCGTGAACGGCTCGCACGATGGCTGCTCGTGGCCAGCGACAGGCTTCAGTCAAATGATATTGCCTTGACCCACGACGTCCTCGGCCGGGCCATTGCTGTGCGACGCGCAGGAGTGACGACAGAAATGGGACGGATGGAACAGGCGGGTCTGATCCGGCGGCATCGAGGCAGGATTTCAATCATCAATCGCCCGGGCTTGGAAAACGCGTCATGTAGTTGCTACCGCGTGTTGCGCGTCTCTGCAAAAGCGTGGCAACACAGCCCGATATCATCCGGCTCACCAAACGTTGGCCGCATTGCTTGTGAGGTAACCTCAGAACCAATCACGCGGCTTGAGACACTGGAGCGTACAACCTTACAACCATAA